In a single window of the Carnobacterium alterfunditum DSM 5972 genome:
- a CDS encoding helix-turn-helix domain-containing protein, which translates to MALGERLKESRVNKGYSQGNVADHLHISRQSISKWENGNSYPDLDNLVKLSTYYEVSIDELLKENQELKKKIEENKGKIEENVQKLAFIRGSSEKDEGLILLVLSFLGFLITPLGLITSPILIFRNKKTNTLHKFIYVACICCIAYNLFTGYGILSDIFSWGTTTVEYLG; encoded by the coding sequence ATAGCATTAGGAGAACGATTGAAAGAAAGTAGAGTGAATAAAGGGTACTCGCAAGGAAATGTAGCAGATCATTTACATATTTCAAGACAATCTATTTCGAAATGGGAAAATGGAAATAGTTACCCTGATTTAGATAATCTAGTAAAGTTGAGTACCTATTACGAAGTTTCGATTGACGAATTATTGAAAGAAAATCAAGAACTCAAAAAAAAAATAGAAGAAAATAAAGGTAAGATTGAAGAAAATGTTCAAAAATTAGCTTTTATTCGTGGATCAAGTGAAAAAGATGAAGGGTTAATTTTATTAGTTCTTTCTTTTTTGGGCTTTTTAATCACACCTTTAGGTTTAATTACTTCTCCTATTCTAATTTTTAGAAATAAAAAAACAAATACACTACATAAGTTCATTTACGTAGCATGTATTTGTTGTATAGCCTATAATTTATTTACCGGTTATGGAATTTTAAGTGATATTTTTAGTTGGGGAACAACTACTGTTGAGTATTTAGGGTAA
- a CDS encoding DUF5626 family protein, which translates to MYYLIVRDSNTTLYQISVSGNKITKAYSPSIVAYTGSFTKAELKLDSSIQSTYYLKKKGGLFTTSINLRAKLLSNKISITY; encoded by the coding sequence ATATACTATTTAATCGTTAGAGACTCAAACACAACACTCTACCAAATTTCAGTGAGTGGAAATAAAATTACAAAAGCATACTCCCCATCTATTGTGGCTTATACAGGAAGCTTTACAAAGGCAGAACTAAAGTTAGATAGTTCTATTCAATCTACTTACTACTTGAAAAAAAAGGGGGGGTTATTTACAACTTCAATAAATTTAAGAGCAAAGTTATTGTCTAATAAAATTTCTATTACTTATTAA
- a CDS encoding SDR family NAD(P)-dependent oxidoreductase, whose amino-acid sequence MLDVKNKWALVTGASRGIGRETALAMAKNGANVIVHSRNLAHTESLVEEIKKLGVDVFAVAAELSNEEEVRKMADTVLEKTTVDILFNNAGVMSTFQNPQWQVDASEYVRTYQINAIAPMILLEKLLPGMLEQKFGRIINTTSVVKNQPALGAYVASKAALDKLAQDYAGRLKAKNVMINSVYPGWIKTDLGGEKAPHDVETVIPGMIIGAFVPKGFTGQWIEAQNYSGKSLEEALEMLEEQK is encoded by the coding sequence ATGTTGGATGTCAAAAACAAATGGGCACTTGTTACAGGAGCTAGTCGAGGGATCGGACGGGAGACCGCTTTAGCGATGGCCAAAAACGGTGCGAACGTCATCGTCCATAGTCGGAATCTTGCGCATACAGAATCACTGGTCGAAGAGATCAAAAAGCTTGGTGTGGACGTCTTTGCTGTCGCTGCGGAACTGTCTAATGAAGAAGAAGTCAGAAAAATGGCCGATACGGTTTTAGAAAAAACAACGGTGGACATCCTGTTCAACAATGCAGGCGTCATGTCAACGTTTCAGAACCCTCAATGGCAAGTGGATGCTAGTGAGTATGTCCGGACGTATCAGATCAACGCGATCGCTCCAATGATCCTGTTAGAGAAGTTACTGCCGGGCATGCTGGAACAAAAATTCGGACGCATCATCAACACCACCAGCGTCGTCAAGAACCAGCCGGCGCTAGGGGCTTATGTTGCGTCAAAAGCCGCGCTGGACAAACTCGCCCAGGACTACGCTGGGAGACTGAAAGCCAAAAACGTCATGATCAATTCCGTCTACCCCGGCTGGATCAAAACAGACTTGGGCGGAGAAAAAGCACCGCATGACGTGGAGACCGTTATCCCCGGAATGATCATCGGCGCCTTTGTACCCAAAGGATTCACTGGACAGTGGATCGAAGCTCAAAATTATAGCGGGAAGAGTCTTGAAGAGGCTTTGGAAATGCTTGAAGAACAAAAGTAA
- a CDS encoding DUF6075 family protein has translation MKNENYYKLIERDNTNPENHERRALFTIFSENKELYAKIDNLYDFEEHWIKTDCFEKVDFSSGNRKMVELAFNLYNNYDCSTPLEIFSLLDNDNYELAMKAVNIRFNK, from the coding sequence ATGAAAAATGAAAACTATTATAAACTAATCGAAAGAGATAATACAAACCCAGAAAATCATGAACGGAGAGCTTTGTTCACTATTTTTAGTGAAAATAAAGAGCTGTATGCAAAGATTGATAACCTGTATGATTTTGAGGAACATTGGATTAAAACAGATTGTTTTGAGAAAGTCGATTTTAGTAGTGGAAATAGAAAAATGGTCGAATTAGCTTTTAATTTATATAATAATTATGATTGCTCCACACCATTAGAAATTTTTTCACTTCTTGATAATGATAATTATGAGTTAGCTATGAAAGCCGTTAACATTCGATTTAATAAGTAA
- a CDS encoding tyrosine-type recombinase/integrase, which translates to MSYNVQPLRTQQEINDFLFCLRRNKNSDRDVFLFLIGINSGLRMSDIIKLKKKDLISSKNPRIVEKKTGKTRILYLSSLQDLIQAYTKDLDSENYLFPSTKGGHLEVNTVYQMFQRVAALLGRDDIGTHTLRKTFGYHYYKKTKDVATLMEIFGHSSEKITKRYIGINEDEISETLLNFRLGF; encoded by the coding sequence ATGAGTTACAACGTCCAACCATTAAGAACGCAGCAAGAAATAAACGACTTTTTATTCTGTTTGAGGCGAAATAAAAACTCAGATCGGGATGTTTTTCTGTTTTTGATCGGCATTAATAGCGGTTTACGTATGTCAGACATCATTAAATTAAAGAAAAAAGACCTGATTTCCTCAAAAAATCCCCGCATTGTCGAAAAGAAAACCGGAAAAACGCGTATATTGTATTTGAGTAGTTTGCAGGACTTGATCCAAGCGTACACAAAAGACTTAGACTCAGAGAATTATTTGTTTCCAAGTACTAAAGGTGGTCATTTGGAAGTCAATACAGTCTATCAGATGTTTCAAAGAGTCGCTGCACTGCTAGGAAGAGACGATATAGGCACGCACACGCTGCGTAAGACGTTTGGCTACCACTATTACAAGAAAACTAAAGACGTAGCCACTCTGATGGAGATATTCGGTCATAGCAGCGAGAAAATCACGAAACGCTACATCGGAATCAATGAAGATGAAATCAGCGAAACGTTATTAAACTTTCGTTTAGGTTTTTAA
- a CDS encoding VOC family protein has protein sequence MSKGLLHHIELYVSDLKKSTDFWGWFLEDLGYHSFQKWENGQSWKLEETYIVFVQVKEPFSDNSYHRKNVGLNHLAFYASSRQHVDDMTQKLTNKGIPILYTKQHPFSGGGNHYAVYFEDPDRIKVELVAPELSK, from the coding sequence TTGTCAAAAGGATTGCTTCATCATATTGAACTCTATGTTTCTGATTTAAAAAAATCTACTGATTTTTGGGGATGGTTTCTTGAGGATTTAGGATATCATTCTTTTCAAAAATGGGAAAATGGACAAAGTTGGAAATTGGAAGAGACTTACATTGTGTTTGTCCAAGTAAAAGAGCCTTTTTCAGATAATTCGTACCATAGAAAAAATGTAGGGTTAAATCATTTAGCTTTTTATGCCAGTTCACGACAACACGTAGATGATATGACTCAAAAACTAACAAACAAAGGAATTCCTATTCTTTATACAAAACAACACCCATTTTCCGGAGGTGGAAATCATTACGCGGTGTACTTTGAAGATCCAGATAGGATAAAAGTAGAACTTGTAGCTCCTGAACTATCTAAATAA
- the dcm gene encoding DNA (cytosine-5-)-methyltransferase, with product MFKYKILDLFSGAGGFSYGLDQLKEFETVLATDFNEAALLTLKKNIPNAKTICGDILHSTLKEEIITSAKDLNVNMIIGGPPCQGFSNKGKKLGLSDPRNYLFLEYLDIVRRLEPELFIIENVKTMLTASDGYFIQEIKKHINELGYVLNYKVLDSSDYGVPQKRKRAILLAHKKQLLNFPLKNDISNTVRDAISDLDYLNSGEGKENSQYLREIRSPYQEKMRTDSYELYNHIATNHSELALKKLSMIPPEKGKEYLPKEYHGKQKFKTTWSRLEWDKPSPTIDTRFDTPSNGKNSHPFLNRAITPREAARIQSFPDTFRFYGNKTAICTQIGNAVPPLMAKAIGESIINTLSKRSSIFTDQYQLYNGDAYKVIEELINSKRTVDHVITDPPYNISKKNNFDTMNNAKRKGIDFGEWDKEFDLYSWIELYSSILTKDGSFIIFCSYRYISYICDAMEANNIIVKDVIKWVKSNPMPRNINRRYVQDTEFAIWGVKKGSKWIFNKPDNHPYLRPEFKTPTVLGKERTAHPTQKSLNLMENLIKIHTNPGQTIIDPFMGSGTTGVASILHGRKFIGIELDEQYYNIAIDRIENKKKKILTD from the coding sequence TTGTTTAAATATAAAATACTAGATTTATTTTCTGGTGCGGGTGGATTTTCTTATGGACTAGATCAATTAAAAGAATTTGAAACAGTTCTTGCAACAGACTTCAATGAAGCAGCTCTTCTTACTTTAAAAAAGAATATACCAAATGCTAAAACTATTTGTGGAGATATACTTCATTCTACACTAAAGGAAGAAATCATAACATCTGCAAAAGATTTAAATGTAAATATGATTATAGGTGGGCCACCTTGTCAAGGGTTTTCTAATAAAGGGAAAAAGTTAGGACTAAGTGATCCTAGAAATTACCTTTTTCTAGAATATTTAGATATTGTAAGACGTTTAGAACCTGAATTATTTATTATTGAAAATGTAAAAACGATGCTTACTGCTTCAGATGGTTACTTTATTCAAGAGATTAAAAAGCACATTAATGAGCTTGGTTATGTTTTAAATTATAAGGTTCTAGATAGCTCAGACTATGGTGTTCCACAAAAAAGGAAAAGAGCTATATTACTTGCTCATAAAAAACAACTCTTAAATTTTCCTTTGAAAAATGATATCTCAAATACTGTTAGAGATGCCATTTCAGATTTAGACTACTTAAATTCTGGGGAAGGAAAAGAAAATAGTCAATACTTAAGAGAAATTCGCTCACCTTATCAAGAAAAAATGAGAACAGATAGTTATGAATTGTATAATCATATAGCTACTAATCATAGTGAATTAGCTTTAAAAAAACTATCTATGATTCCACCTGAGAAAGGAAAAGAATATCTTCCCAAAGAGTACCATGGGAAACAAAAATTTAAGACTACTTGGAGCAGACTTGAGTGGGATAAGCCTAGTCCTACTATTGATACTAGATTCGATACACCATCTAATGGAAAAAATTCACATCCTTTTTTGAACAGAGCAATAACGCCTAGAGAAGCTGCTAGAATTCAAAGTTTTCCAGATACATTTAGATTCTATGGTAATAAAACGGCAATATGTACTCAAATAGGCAACGCTGTTCCCCCTTTGATGGCTAAGGCTATAGGTGAAAGTATAATTAACACATTGAGTAAAAGAAGCTCAATATTTACTGATCAATATCAATTATATAACGGAGATGCTTATAAAGTAATAGAAGAACTTATCAATAGTAAAAGAACAGTTGATCACGTAATTACTGATCCACCCTATAATATTTCTAAAAAAAATAACTTTGACACTATGAATAATGCTAAAAGAAAGGGTATTGATTTTGGAGAATGGGATAAAGAATTTGATTTATATTCTTGGATTGAACTATATTCATCAATATTAACTAAAGATGGATCTTTTATTATATTTTGTTCTTACCGATATATTAGCTATATTTGCGACGCAATGGAAGCTAATAATATAATAGTTAAAGATGTAATTAAATGGGTAAAAAGTAACCCTATGCCTAGAAATATTAATAGACGGTATGTGCAAGATACTGAATTCGCTATCTGGGGAGTTAAGAAGGGTTCGAAATGGATCTTTAATAAACCAGATAACCATCCTTATTTAAGACCTGAATTTAAGACTCCCACTGTTTTAGGAAAAGAACGTACAGCACATCCTACTCAAAAATCTTTGAATTTAATGGAAAACCTTATAAAAATACACACAAATCCTGGCCAAACGATTATAGATCCATTTATGGGTTCTGGTACGACAGGCGTAGCCAGTATTTTGCATGGTAGGAAATTCATAGGAATTGAACTTGATGAACAATATTATAATATTGCCATAGATAGAATAGAAAACAAAAAAAAAAAGATCCTTACAGACTGA
- a CDS encoding HNH endonuclease signature motif containing protein, whose protein sequence is MKLLSDILNSKNLQTLSFVFFNLSDETESGFNLKVLYKTSKFASIELDRKIVEENNKLLKEYTGLSFELTGESSHRATIDNDMSLDRNSILSLINSKIQQLRFVYTDSDFGRIIINSFFIPRGSIDLNRSYYSVDILNKNITEDYIDNLLSILMSLEDINQLNINFRELQPEFIEGIKRNTQLRINLKWFYNRYYKDFKKINLYKANILENKKENISLSTFSKKFSSGFIERALFYKERILGQEFLFKQLTKETLNKKIAELRKVLDFDQLGTDNSINSKESRNKAIVNLVTISQPDECFSCKNKYKIENRTFKIRDNSRYYLELHHVISFGADKSGDVLENLVKLCPSCHRALTPNRAEESYQKKIITDILNNSSESKKYVSNFVKDSSNIDHLVDFVYSNLK, encoded by the coding sequence ATGAAATTACTTAGCGATATATTGAATAGTAAAAATTTACAGACCTTAAGTTTTGTTTTCTTTAACCTATCTGATGAAACAGAGAGCGGATTCAATTTGAAAGTCTTATATAAAACTTCTAAATTTGCGAGCATAGAATTAGATAGAAAAATCGTAGAAGAGAATAATAAGTTGTTAAAGGAATATACTGGTTTATCATTTGAATTAACTGGAGAATCTTCTCATAGGGCCACTATTGATAATGATATGAGTTTAGATAGAAACTCTATTTTAAGTTTAATTAATTCGAAGATCCAGCAATTAAGATTTGTTTATACAGATAGTGATTTTGGAAGAATAATAATAAATTCATTTTTCATCCCACGTGGTAGTATAGATTTAAATCGTTCATACTACTCTGTTGACATATTAAATAAGAATATTACTGAAGACTATATTGATAATTTGTTAAGCATATTAATGTCTCTTGAAGATATTAATCAATTAAATATTAATTTTAGAGAATTACAGCCAGAATTTATAGAAGGAATAAAAAGAAATACTCAATTAAGAATTAACTTAAAATGGTTTTACAATAGATACTACAAAGATTTCAAAAAAATTAACTTATATAAAGCGAATATTTTAGAAAATAAAAAAGAAAACATATCGTTATCAACATTCAGTAAAAAGTTTTCTTCAGGATTCATTGAAAGAGCATTATTTTATAAAGAAAGAATACTTGGACAAGAATTCTTATTTAAACAACTAACTAAAGAAACACTTAATAAAAAAATTGCTGAGCTGAGAAAAGTATTAGACTTTGATCAATTAGGAACTGATAATAGCATAAATTCAAAAGAATCTAGAAATAAAGCAATTGTTAATTTGGTAACTATTTCTCAACCAGATGAATGTTTTTCTTGTAAAAATAAATATAAAATAGAGAATCGTACTTTTAAAATTCGTGATAATAGCAGATACTATTTAGAATTGCATCATGTTATATCATTTGGTGCAGATAAGTCAGGAGATGTATTGGAGAATTTAGTTAAACTTTGCCCGTCTTGTCATAGAGCTTTAACACCTAATCGTGCTGAAGAATCCTATCAGAAAAAGATCATTACTGATATTTTAAATAATAGTTCTGAATCTAAAAAATATGTTTCTAACTTTGTTAAAGATTCAAGTAATATAGATCACTTAGTAGATTTTGTATATTCTAATCTGAAGTAG